In a genomic window of Glycine max cultivar Williams 82 chromosome 13, Glycine_max_v4.0, whole genome shotgun sequence:
- the LOC100782291 gene encoding probable calcium-binding protein CML29 — protein sequence MAQVGSLSSEMETLNHVLALVEAFRAFDADNDGRITQAELGGILGSLGYNPSEQEVRAMIEHGDKNKDGLLSIHEFLEMNTKDLEGGNLANTLSTAFEALDEDGNEILTGEELHEVMQNLGLDLSLENCVHLVTSLDADGDGAVSLDEFRLIVDSLI from the coding sequence ATGGCTCAAGTGGGTTCTCTATCTTCCGAAATGGAGACACTGAATCATGTCCTAGCCCTAGTGGAGGCATTCCGAGCATTTGACGCGGACAACGATGGCCGAATCACGCAGGCAGAGCTAGGAGGAATCTTGGGGTCACTCGGGTACAACCCTAGCGAGCAAGAAGTTAGGGCAATGATTGAACACGGCGACAAGAACAAAGACGGGTTGTTGAGCATCCACGAGTTCTTGGAGATGAACACCAAGGATTTGGAGGGTGGAAATCTCGCCAACACCCTCAGCACCGCGTTTGAGGCTTTGGATGAAGACGGGAACGAGATTTTAACCGGGGAAGAGCTTCATGAGGTCATGCAAAACTTGGGTTTGGACTTGTCTCTTGAGAATTGTGTGCATCTTGTTACTTCTCTTGATGCGGATGGAGATGGGGCTGTGAGCTTGGATGAATTCAGGCTCATAGTCGATTCCCTAATCTAA